Proteins encoded in a region of the Leptotrichia sp. OH3620_COT-345 genome:
- the pelG gene encoding exopolysaccharide Pel transporter PelG yields MAGIGFELKKLFLEQEKLFGNIKALVFSAAISVGPWIITSTSLNLLILISKSINLSRTEQTLFMSSIFYAFIFSQILTGAFQYLITRYVSDCIFQEKIHKIRGAYLGSIKLTGILSFFISFIFISRGHLSPAYKSAFVLLFMSMCLSWITMIFVSLLKKYHFIIFSFFLGNMTSVILGYYFLKYPVSFINETPTFWMLFSYSAGIFLNFVLTSMYILRAFQGKGKNQFEFLVYLKGYFSLVSIGILYILGVWGHVFMNWIVGDSYLLANVFIISPLYEVAVFYSYCTAIPSIIYFTIFLETKFLPIYKEYYSRISQTGRYEEIQDSLKRMKRILYQEILYAMELQFLISLTFILLANVIFSHFDMDSYLLDLFRITIFGTFCAIFISILITLFLYFDLRLQSLILSTTLFGTSLIFTYFFGKLGKEFTGMGFFLSSFISFGLAIYMFPKIFDTLNYTTMFRQNFNYKVGGVFLKKISLLLDRKIYIGIIVGLLFILGSCNIHAAYDKRGFNPKTRNNWHTMSQYDRDGYDIDGYTREGINKRGFNKSRLNTATKTPYDYAGFDFDGIHKETKKSYDERGFNVELYNILTDSPYDKNGFDHSGIHKDTKKEYDHNGWNYYGLHEKTKDYYNPEGWNVEGINKRGFNKDGWNIETKSKYDGGGFDLSGTHKVTKKKYDERGFDVNQYNHFTHSLYDKYGFNYEGINKDTKREYDKNGWTYYGLHEKTKTYYNPQGYNREGFDREGYRKGQRPEDEYDKNGFNKKGIYIKGY; encoded by the coding sequence ATGGCAGGAATAGGATTTGAATTAAAAAAATTATTTTTAGAACAGGAAAAACTTTTCGGGAATATAAAAGCCCTTGTTTTTTCTGCCGCAATCAGTGTAGGACCATGGATTATAACTTCGACTTCCCTGAACCTACTCATTTTGATTTCCAAAAGCATTAATTTATCAAGAACTGAACAGACTCTTTTTATGAGCAGTATTTTTTATGCTTTTATTTTTTCCCAGATTTTAACAGGAGCTTTCCAGTATCTTATTACAAGATATGTTTCAGACTGTATTTTTCAGGAAAAAATACATAAAATAAGAGGAGCATATTTAGGAAGCATAAAACTGACAGGGATTCTTTCATTTTTTATAAGTTTTATCTTTATAAGTAGGGGACATTTATCACCGGCTTATAAATCAGCTTTTGTACTTCTTTTTATGAGTATGTGTCTTTCATGGATTACTATGATTTTTGTTTCATTACTGAAAAAATATCATTTTATAATTTTCAGTTTTTTTCTAGGAAATATGACTTCAGTAATTTTAGGGTACTACTTTCTAAAATATCCTGTTTCCTTTATTAATGAAACCCCGACTTTCTGGATGTTATTTTCCTACAGTGCAGGTATCTTTCTGAATTTTGTACTAACTTCAATGTATATACTTAGAGCCTTTCAGGGAAAAGGGAAAAATCAGTTTGAATTCCTTGTTTATTTAAAAGGATATTTCAGTTTGGTATCAATAGGAATTCTTTATATACTCGGTGTCTGGGGACACGTTTTTATGAACTGGATTGTAGGGGATTCTTATCTCCTTGCAAATGTATTCATTATTTCCCCACTATACGAAGTTGCAGTTTTCTATTCATACTGTACTGCTATTCCAAGTATTATTTACTTTACAATTTTTCTTGAAACAAAATTTTTACCTATATACAAGGAATATTACAGCCGTATTTCCCAGACAGGTCGTTATGAGGAAATTCAGGATTCACTAAAAAGAATGAAACGAATTTTATATCAGGAAATTCTTTATGCTATGGAACTTCAGTTCCTTATATCATTGACATTTATTTTACTGGCAAACGTAATATTCAGCCATTTTGATATGGACTCATATTTATTGGATTTATTTCGTATAACTATTTTCGGAACTTTCTGTGCAATATTTATTTCTATTTTAATTACTTTGTTCCTTTACTTTGATTTAAGACTGCAATCACTTATACTTTCTACAACTTTATTTGGAACAAGCTTAATATTTACATATTTTTTCGGAAAACTGGGAAAAGAATTTACAGGAATGGGATTTTTCCTTTCCTCTTTCATAAGTTTCGGACTGGCAATATATATGTTCCCTAAAATATTTGATACATTAAATTATACAACCATGTTCAGACAAAATTTTAATTATAAAGTTGGAGGTGTCTTTTTGAAAAAAATCAGTTTACTGTTAGACAGAAAAATCTATATCGGAATAATAGTAGGACTTCTCTTTATTCTAGGAAGCTGCAATATTCATGCAGCATATGATAAAAGAGGATTTAATCCGAAAACACGTAATAACTGGCATACAATGAGCCAATATGACCGTGACGGCTATGATATAGACGGTTACACAAGAGAGGGAATTAATAAGAGAGGATTTAATAAGTCTCGTCTTAACACTGCTACTAAAACTCCTTATGACTATGCCGGATTTGATTTTGACGGTATACATAAAGAAACAAAGAAATCTTATGATGAAAGGGGATTTAATGTCGAGCTTTACAATATTCTGACCGACTCCCCTTATGATAAAAACGGTTTTGATCATTCAGGAATTCATAAGGATACTAAAAAAGAATATGATCATAATGGTTGGAACTATTACGGATTACATGAAAAAACAAAAGATTACTATAATCCTGAAGGGTGGAATGTAGAAGGAATTAATAAAAGAGGATTTAATAAAGACGGTTGGAATATAGAAACTAAAAGTAAGTATGACGGGGGAGGATTTGATTTAAGCGGTACTCATAAAGTTACTAAAAAAAAGTATGACGAAAGAGGATTTGATGTAAATCAGTACAATCATTTTACACACTCTCTTTATGATAAATACGGATTTAATTATGAAGGTATAAACAAAGACACCAAAAGGGAATATGATAAAAACGGTTGGACTTACTACGGGTTACATGAAAAAACAAAAACTTATTACAATCCTCAAGGATATAACAGAGAGGGCTTTGACAGAGAAGGATACAGAAAAGGACAAAGACCTGAAGATGAATACGATAAAAACGGGTTTAACAAAAAAGGAATATATATAAAGGGGTACTAA
- a CDS encoding outer membrane beta-barrel protein, whose protein sequence is MKIKLKILFALTAFSIFSFSEEENLEKGDIVLKDRGVEKLNFYHPVKEQNKFSTFTEFDFRPDKNIYQWTLAEGYQSITNLWDFNYKIEKEFHQEKNREKPDSHVWDNEISLVRRNKDKKIGNSTWAYRTFFKINHAETDGKKIQRTSTYKFYGGQKISSFLSLGKGGTYVEFEAAAGGVKGSLKNGYSLLVSLKTGSNLGYGIQWSNTFENEYMNYNQYRKINKSKWETLLKWTYELNENWAFSPELNFKIENFIPKKQENYAIESTIGSYILYSKNLNDRLRIFGKIGPSYRIEKSKSKDFHYSKSGFAGYARLGIEYIF, encoded by the coding sequence ATGAAAATAAAATTAAAAATACTTTTTGCTTTAACAGCTTTTTCGATATTTTCCTTTTCAGAAGAAGAAAATCTTGAAAAAGGCGATATTGTACTAAAAGACAGAGGAGTGGAAAAGTTGAATTTTTATCATCCTGTAAAAGAACAAAATAAATTTTCCACTTTTACAGAATTTGACTTCCGCCCCGATAAAAACATTTATCAGTGGACTTTAGCCGAAGGATATCAATCCATCACTAACTTATGGGACTTCAACTATAAAATAGAAAAGGAATTTCATCAGGAAAAAAACAGGGAAAAGCCTGATTCGCATGTCTGGGATAATGAAATATCTCTTGTAAGAAGAAATAAGGATAAAAAAATTGGAAATTCGACATGGGCTTATAGAACTTTCTTTAAAATTAATCATGCTGAAACCGACGGGAAAAAAATACAAAGAACTTCTACTTATAAATTTTATGGAGGGCAGAAAATTTCATCTTTTCTTTCTTTAGGAAAAGGAGGAACTTATGTAGAATTTGAAGCCGCTGCAGGTGGAGTTAAAGGAAGCTTAAAAAACGGATATTCATTACTTGTATCACTTAAAACAGGCAGTAATCTCGGATATGGAATACAATGGAGCAATACTTTTGAAAATGAATATATGAATTACAATCAATATAGAAAAATAAATAAATCCAAATGGGAAACTTTATTAAAGTGGACATATGAACTGAATGAAAATTGGGCATTTTCTCCTGAACTGAATTTCAAAATAGAAAACTTTATTCCGAAAAAACAGGAAAATTATGCTATTGAATCAACAATCGGATCTTATATACTATACTCAAAAAATTTGAATGATCGTCTAAGAATTTTCGGGAAAATAGGACCTTCATACAGAATAGAGAAAAGTAAATCTAAGGATTTCCATTATTCAAAATCTGGATTTGCAGGTTATGCCAGACTCGGTATAGAATATATTTTCTAA